A single Nitrospiraceae bacterium DNA region contains:
- a CDS encoding AAA family ATPase, with the protein MLNPVDVVDLFKEVDSEIPWVWDGYLADGRLTLLAGPPKVGKTTLVYQLLAAVALGKPFLGREVAQANVLILGLEEHPGDMIDRLRTVITEDMRGLVRVQMAPLPYNESVLKELVTYIDENNIGLVVIDTLVAWWKLKDETDASEVIRQVSPLLDVVRRTNAAWLGLAHTRKGGGEHGEEIRGSSALLGIVDIALSMKRTEGGGCQRMLESFPRYRETPRELLIELKEDEYRVLGTPEEVSMSVKAEKLFAALTESDQTTEELIKKTSLSKQDFSRAVKKLEDKCVRSGKGCKGDPYRYRRNSIHPDTTPEGGSLDESNPSQEKSASEQPSEGLLTGQE; encoded by the coding sequence ATGCTCAACCCTGTAGACGTGGTTGATCTGTTCAAGGAAGTGGATAGCGAAATCCCTTGGGTATGGGATGGCTATCTTGCAGATGGACGGCTCACGCTCCTAGCCGGACCGCCGAAGGTGGGTAAGACCACGCTCGTGTATCAACTCCTGGCAGCCGTGGCGCTCGGAAAACCGTTTCTAGGGAGAGAAGTCGCGCAGGCAAACGTGCTGATACTGGGCTTAGAAGAACATCCTGGAGACATGATTGACCGACTGCGGACTGTCATCACTGAAGATATGCGTGGTTTAGTGAGGGTGCAGATGGCCCCTTTGCCATACAATGAGTCCGTGTTGAAGGAGCTAGTTACCTACATCGATGAAAATAACATTGGTCTTGTTGTGATCGACACGCTCGTAGCTTGGTGGAAGCTCAAAGACGAAACAGATGCGTCCGAGGTAATCCGCCAAGTATCTCCATTGCTGGATGTCGTACGTAGGACGAATGCTGCCTGGTTAGGACTTGCACATACCAGGAAAGGCGGTGGGGAGCATGGGGAAGAAATAAGAGGGTCCTCCGCTCTACTAGGAATCGTGGATATTGCACTCTCCATGAAGCGCACAGAGGGAGGAGGCTGCCAACGTATGCTGGAGAGCTTCCCCCGATATCGGGAAACGCCTCGTGAACTCCTCATTGAACTGAAGGAAGACGAGTACAGGGTGCTTGGAACTCCTGAAGAGGTATCCATGTCGGTAAAGGCGGAGAAACTCTTTGCTGCGCTAACCGAAAGTGACCAGACGACAGAGGAGTTAATTAAAAAGACCAGCCTTTCCAAGCAGGACTTTTCGAGAGCAGTGAAGAAGTTGGAAGACAAATGTGTCCGTAGCGGGAAGGGATGCAAGGGAGATCCCTACCGCTATCGGCGGAATTCGATTCATCCAGACACCACGCCTGAGGGTGGGTCCTTGGACGAATCGAATCCATCTCAAGAAAAGAGCGCCTCGGAACAGCCGAGCGAGGGTCTCCTCACAGGACAGGAGTAA